In Aureibacillus halotolerans, the genomic window AGGGTTTGCGCATATGAAAGCAGCTTCTGATGAATATGGCTGGGACCTAAAGCTCGGCGACATTTCAATGATTTTCAGAGGCGGATGCATCATCCGTGCAGCCTTCCTTCAAAATATTAAAGATGCCTACGGTCGTAATCCAGAACTGAAAAACTTGCTGCTTGACGAATACTTTAAAGGAATTATTGATGAGTATCAGGACGCTTGGCGTAAAGTGGTTGCTCTTGGCGTGACGAAAGGTGTACCTGTACCTGGTCTTGCGAATGCTCTTTCCTATTACGACAGCTATCGTTCTGCAGTTCTCCCTGCAAACCTTCTGCAGGCACAACGCGATTACTTTGGCGCGCACACGTATCAGCGGACAGACAAAGAAGGCGTATTCCATACGGATTGGATGTCAATGTAACGGTCGTTTGCCGACATAAGGTAATAGATGTATAAAGTGAGGGTCAATATGCCCCTCACTTTTTTGCTATGACAGAAAAAGAGTAAGGGAAGAGGCGAGGAAACGATGTATATTATCGGAGTTGACATTGGAACAACGAGTACGAAGGCGGTATTGTTTGATAATGATGGCAATGCTTTGGCTAGAGAAGAAAAACAGTACCCATTATTAAGTCCGGTAAAGGGTAGCGCTGAACAGGATTCAGATGAAATTGCGGACGCATGTTTTCATTGTATAAGAGAATTAATTCGAAGCAGATCACTTAACGCCGATGTAATTGAAGCCATTTCATTTAGTGCCGTTATGCATTCATTAGTCATTACAGATGCATCTGGAAAACCAAAGACGCCGCTCATTACGTGGGCAGATGAACGGTCTTCTGACAAGACGAATCAATTAAAAGAGACTTATGGCCTTCGTTTCTATGAACGAACAGGCACTCCATTACATCCAATGTCACCGCTTGCTAAGCTAGCATGGATAACGGCTGGCAATGCCCCATGGGATCTGACAGCAGATGACCATGTCCTGTCCATCAAAGACTATGTCTTTTATCGGTTGTTTGGTACGTTTGTTACGGATGAATCCGTGGCTTCTTCTTCTGGTTTATATGATTTATACACGCGGACGTGGAATAAAGAAGCCCTTGATGCTGCGGGTGTGAAAGAGCATCAGTTGCCAACGATCATGGAAACAACAAGTGCGTTACGAGGTCTTGACACGGCCATTGCAAACGACCTAGGTGTCCATCCTGAGACACCGTTCGTTCTAGGTGCCAGCGATGGTGTTCTGGCGAATCTAGGAGCTGATGCTGACGTAGGGGATACGGTCGTCACGATCGGGACGAGTGGGGCTATACGGGCAATCGTTGCTTCCCCCGTAACGCATGAGCAAGGGCATACGTTTTGCTATCATCTGACAGCAGATGCATTTGTCATTGGTGGTGCAATCAACAACGGTGGGGTCGCATTACAATGGACAAAAGAACATTTGTTCAAAGAGGCGTATGAAGGACGGCCAGAAGCTGAGCGGGACGTTTGGTTTGAAGAACTTGCTAAACAAGCACCTATAGGTTGTGAGGGTCTGCTTTGCTTGCCCTATTTATACGGGGAACGAGCGCCATACTGGACAACAGGCGTCACAGGTGGGTTTGTTGGGATGTCTTCAAGGAATGAACAGCCACATTTTGCGCGTGCAGTATACGAAGGTGTGATGTATCAAATGAACTTGATGGCGCAAGACATTGCCGAAATGGTTCCAGAAAATAAACAGCTATTAGTAAACGGAGGGTTCGTGCGCTCATCCTTTTGGGTGCAGATGATGGCTGACATTTTGGAACGTGAAATTATTGTTCCAGAGCATCACGATGCGTCAAGCAAAGGAGCCGCTATGCTGGCGAGGAACGCATTGAACAAACCCCCATTTGAGAAAAAAAATGGGAAAATAACGAGCTATAAGCCAGACAAAGAACAGTCTGTTTTATATGAACAAGCGTTTACAAAGTATAAAAAATGGGCCAATGCAATGCTTGCGATGGAATAGCATTGCAATAGCAAAACAGCCTATGCAGTGATAAAATAAGTTGGTAAGAAGAGAGACTGGAGCTGATTTGATGAACTGGAAGGTTGTGGCTGCCAGCGTCCTTATCTTTGTGTTGCTATATGTCCCAGGAGTGCAAGCGATACTTCGCACTTGGAATACGATCGTCCACGAAAGCGGTCACGCACTCATGGCGGTCATCGTTGGTGGACAAGTATCGAGCATTCAACTGTTTGCCGATTTAACTGGCGTGACAAGATCATGGACCTCCACGGGGTGGCCAATGATTGTTGTCTCTTTGTCCGGATACCTGACCTCTTCTGCCGTTCTTCTACTCTTTGCTTGGTTATGGCGTAAAAAAGCGTACAATGTGCTGCTTGGTATAGCAGGAGTTCTCGTTTTTGCGAATGGTGTTTTTTGGGTGCGTAATCCATATGGTCTTTTATGGATCATCGGTTTCCTCGTCCTCGTAGGTCTGCTCTTTTGGAAAGGGAATAGGTCATGGTTGGCATTTACTAGTTTTGGTCTGACGTTAACGTTGCTTGTCGATTCTGTAAGAGCTGCGTTTGACATTTTTATTCTTAGTTTATTTCGTTCTGGATCTGCTGGGGATGCCTCCTTACTCGCCCAAACCACCTTTGTGCCTGCGCTCGTTTGGGGTTTGCTTTTTCTTATCATTAGCATATGGGCAGCTTGGCAAAGCATTCGTTTGCTTTTGCCTGCGTTTAAAGCGCAAAAGGAAATGGC contains:
- a CDS encoding gluconokinase produces the protein MYIIGVDIGTTSTKAVLFDNDGNALAREEKQYPLLSPVKGSAEQDSDEIADACFHCIRELIRSRSLNADVIEAISFSAVMHSLVITDASGKPKTPLITWADERSSDKTNQLKETYGLRFYERTGTPLHPMSPLAKLAWITAGNAPWDLTADDHVLSIKDYVFYRLFGTFVTDESVASSSGLYDLYTRTWNKEALDAAGVKEHQLPTIMETTSALRGLDTAIANDLGVHPETPFVLGASDGVLANLGADADVGDTVVTIGTSGAIRAIVASPVTHEQGHTFCYHLTADAFVIGGAINNGGVALQWTKEHLFKEAYEGRPEAERDVWFEELAKQAPIGCEGLLCLPYLYGERAPYWTTGVTGGFVGMSSRNEQPHFARAVYEGVMYQMNLMAQDIAEMVPENKQLLVNGGFVRSSFWVQMMADILEREIIVPEHHDASSKGAAMLARNALNKPPFEKKNGKITSYKPDKEQSVLYEQAFTKYKKWANAMLAME
- a CDS encoding M50 family metallopeptidase, which codes for MNWKVVAASVLIFVLLYVPGVQAILRTWNTIVHESGHALMAVIVGGQVSSIQLFADLTGVTRSWTSTGWPMIVVSLSGYLTSSAVLLLFAWLWRKKAYNVLLGIAGVLVFANGVFWVRNPYGLLWIIGFLVLVGLLFWKGNRSWLAFTSFGLTLTLLVDSVRAAFDIFILSLFRSGSAGDASLLAQTTFVPALVWGLLFLIISIWAAWQSIRLLLPAFKAQKEMAAPRVEKRPRETRG